A portion of the Tiliqua scincoides isolate rTilSci1 chromosome 3, rTilSci1.hap2, whole genome shotgun sequence genome contains these proteins:
- the FAM53A gene encoding protein FAM53A codes for MVTLITEKLRNQTLDDAACKTFNINLCSSEKQNKSHSLFPFEVSEEGPWKSSDGVCPVRTEPSKHSVCSLPLCPFSSSATSVSLHWQHESSGQSLVSGWMSELSLIENSRQPLAPPTKRHCRSLSEPDELVRCRSPWKPGGSKIWAPVSKRRCNSGGSATLQRCNSHGSTTLKQNTSISLPHNGQSSNNVFHVTSLSTSPVPRPSSASSGFVDSSEGSSGSSIRWSTVRSYDFNPRRRLSLSQEHITETGNVLSSASSTPTSTPELSRHQGLLRCRSQPCVLNEKKTRLKRRREEDVRWNRPSLDFLKMTRTLKNSKSLCSLDFEDDEDDDAQIKTIVSSPCDSNDLMNITTPSSSLEKLNDVRHPGSHQAIFSTREPKEAAAVCENGEETSDTESTEEGIFPLDCEGLDLEQIENN; via the exons ATGGTAACACTAATAACAGAAAAGCTGAGAAACCAGACCTTGGATGACGCAGCATGTAAAACATTCAATATTAATCTG TGCTCATCtgagaagcaaaacaaaagtCATAGCTTGTTCCCCTTTGAAGTCAGTG AAGAAGGCCCTTGGAAATCTTCAGATGGGGTTTGTCCAGTCCGAACTGAACCAAGCAAGCATTCAGTTTGTTCTCTGCCATTGTGTCCATTTAGTTCAAGTGCAACCAGTGTGTCTTTGCATTGGCAACATGAATCTTCAGGCCAGTCTCTGGTTTCAGGATGGATGAGTGAACTCAGCCTCATTGAGAACTCCAGACAACCACTGGCACCACCTACAAAACGACATTGTAGGTCACTTTCTGAGCCAGATGAGCTGGTTCGTTGCCGATCTCCATGGAAACCTGGTGGTTCAAAGATCTGGGCTCCTGTGTCTAAGAGACGCTGCAACAGTGGGGGCAGTGCTACTTTGCAGAGATGCAATAGCCATGGGAGCACCACTTTAAAGCAAAACACAAGCATCAGCTTGCCCCACAACGGACAGTCTTCAAACAATGTGTTCCACGTCACTAGTCTCAGTACCTCACCAGTGCCCAGACCCTCTTCTGCAAGTAGTGGCTTTGTAGACAGCAGTGAAGGAAGTTCAGGTTCAAGTATTCGCTGGAGTACTGTAAGGTCTTATGACTTTAACCCAAGACGTCGCCTGTCCTTATCACAAGAGCATATTACTGAAACAGGAAATGTCTTGTCTTCAGCCAGTAGTACTCCCACTTCCACACCAGAGCTCAGCCGGCATCAGGGCTTGCTGAGGTGTCGCTCCCAACCTTGTGTCTTGAATGAGAAGAAAACCCGACTCAAGCGTAGACGAGAAGAGGATGTTCGGTGGAATCGTCCCTcattagactttttaaaaatgactcgG ACgttaaaaaattcaaaaagtcTTTGTTCGCTtgattttgaggatgacgaagatgATGATGCACAGATAAAGACCATTGTTTCCTCTCCATGTGACTCAAATGACCTTATGAACATCACAACCCCCAGTTCTAGCCTAGAAAAGCTGAATGATGTCCGGCACCCTGGCTCACACCAAGCCATCTTCAGCACAAGAGAGCCCAAGGAAGCGGCTGCAGTGTGTGAAAATGGAGAGGAGACCAGTGACACTGAAAGCACAGAAGAAGGCATCTTTCCTCTGGACTGCGAGGGCCTGGATCTAGAGCAGATAGAAAACAACTGA